One genomic window of Angustibacter sp. Root456 includes the following:
- a CDS encoding branched-chain amino acid ABC transporter permease — translation MAAGLHSWAGRRLGWLALVAALLAPFVNASPYTLSVLTSAALFAMLAVGLNIVVGYCGLLDLGYAAFFAIGAYTSGVLSTRFDWPLLATVPVVVAASVLAGIIIGGPTLRLRSDYLAIVTLGFGEIIRITANNLSLTGGPSGIYGIPGPSVFGLDLGSPVALYFTVVVVLALAVVAAGRLGRSRIGRAWRFVREDEDAAEAVGVHTYKVKLAAYIAGAIWGGLAGVLFGAQLSAISPQSFTFLQSALVLMAVVLGGMGSNPGVIVGAVVISVLPEVLRGAADYRFFVFGVLLIAMMIFRPQGIWPHRVREVVDRDDEPFAVPPVDSAPASEVPR, via the coding sequence GCTGGCTGGCCCTCGTGGCCGCGCTGCTGGCACCGTTCGTCAACGCCAGCCCGTACACCCTGAGCGTGCTCACGTCCGCGGCGCTGTTCGCCATGCTGGCCGTCGGGCTGAACATCGTGGTGGGTTACTGCGGGCTCCTCGACCTCGGGTACGCCGCCTTCTTCGCGATCGGCGCCTACACCAGCGGCGTCCTCAGCACGCGGTTCGACTGGCCCTTGCTGGCCACCGTGCCGGTGGTCGTCGCCGCGTCGGTGTTGGCCGGGATCATCATCGGTGGCCCGACGCTGCGGCTGCGCAGCGACTACCTGGCCATCGTCACGCTGGGGTTCGGCGAGATCATCCGCATCACCGCCAACAACCTGTCCCTCACCGGTGGGCCGTCAGGGATCTACGGCATTCCCGGTCCCAGCGTCTTCGGCCTCGACCTGGGCTCGCCGGTCGCGCTGTACTTCACGGTCGTGGTCGTCCTGGCCCTGGCGGTGGTGGCCGCTGGTCGGCTCGGTCGCAGCCGGATCGGTCGGGCGTGGCGCTTCGTCCGCGAGGACGAGGACGCCGCCGAGGCCGTCGGCGTCCACACCTACAAGGTCAAGCTGGCCGCCTACATCGCCGGCGCGATCTGGGGTGGTCTGGCCGGTGTGCTCTTCGGTGCCCAGCTGTCCGCCATCTCCCCGCAGAGCTTCACCTTCCTGCAGTCGGCGCTCGTGCTCATGGCCGTGGTGCTCGGCGGCATGGGGTCCAACCCCGGTGTGATCGTGGGCGCCGTGGTCATCAGCGTGCTGCCCGAGGTGCTGCGCGGGGCCGCCGACTACCGCTTCTTCGTCTTCGGCGTGCTGCTCATCGCGATGATGATCTTCCGCCCGCAGGGGATCTGGCCGCACCGCGTGCGCGAGGTCGTCGACCGAGACGACGAGCCCTTCGCCGTCCCCCCCGTCGACAGCGCACCGGCGTCGGAGGTGCCCCGATGA